A genomic window from Pseudonocardia broussonetiae includes:
- a CDS encoding class I adenylate-forming enzyme family protein — MRYIDFLDRGAELYGTRDALRAGPRRWTYRELVALTHRIARGLRREGVGPGEPVAIWTPNDPMGVACQFGAARGGHPWIPVNVRNGVAENLAVLERLGARHLFFHSAVAPDAARAVAEVAGLRTAVQIDGPAVVPGVPDLAAWLPPDGPPVDCPSGPDDVVLLPSTSGTTGRPKGVRHTNRGFEAMVANYQSLMHYDVPPVTLAAAPLTHAAGYFATTLLSQGGTLVTLPAPDPLQILEAIDRERVTTLFLPPTLVYTLLAHPRIGDFDYSSLRYMIYGGAPMSVEKLREAMDVFGPVLAQTYGLTEAPVVLAFLLPRDHAEALADPRLARRLLSCGRPGPFTEIGIMDDDARLLGPGQRGEIVCRSGTVMAGYVDDPDEEARVLAHGWFHTGDVGERDEDGFVYLVDRKKDMIISGGFNVYPAEVEQAIWRHPAVRDCAVVGLPDDKWGEAVTAFVELKDGAELDVDELRAALREELGGVKAPKAVRIVEALPRSAAGKVLKRVVREQYWEGRARAI, encoded by the coding sequence ATGCGCTACATCGACTTCCTCGACCGCGGTGCCGAGCTCTACGGCACCCGCGACGCACTGCGGGCGGGGCCACGCCGCTGGACCTACCGCGAGCTCGTCGCACTGACCCACCGGATCGCCCGCGGACTGCGGCGCGAGGGCGTCGGCCCGGGTGAGCCGGTCGCGATCTGGACGCCGAACGACCCGATGGGCGTCGCGTGCCAGTTCGGCGCGGCGCGCGGCGGGCACCCGTGGATCCCGGTCAACGTCCGCAACGGCGTCGCCGAGAACCTCGCGGTCCTCGAGCGGCTGGGCGCCCGGCACCTGTTCTTCCACTCCGCGGTGGCCCCGGACGCCGCGCGGGCGGTCGCCGAGGTCGCCGGGCTCCGCACCGCGGTGCAGATCGACGGTCCCGCCGTCGTCCCCGGCGTCCCCGACCTCGCGGCCTGGCTCCCGCCGGACGGGCCGCCGGTCGACTGCCCGAGCGGGCCGGACGACGTCGTCCTCCTCCCGAGCACCAGCGGCACCACCGGACGGCCGAAGGGGGTGCGGCACACCAACCGGGGCTTCGAGGCGATGGTCGCGAACTACCAGAGCCTCATGCACTACGACGTCCCGCCGGTCACGCTCGCCGCGGCGCCGCTGACGCACGCGGCCGGCTACTTCGCGACGACCCTGCTCTCCCAGGGCGGCACGCTGGTCACCCTCCCGGCGCCCGACCCGCTGCAGATCCTGGAGGCGATCGACCGGGAGCGCGTGACCACGCTGTTCCTGCCGCCCACGCTGGTCTACACGCTGCTCGCGCACCCGCGGATCGGCGACTTCGACTACTCCTCGCTCCGCTACATGATCTACGGCGGCGCCCCGATGTCGGTCGAGAAGCTCCGCGAGGCCATGGACGTGTTCGGTCCCGTACTGGCGCAGACCTACGGGCTCACCGAGGCCCCGGTCGTCCTCGCGTTCCTGCTCCCGCGCGACCACGCGGAGGCGCTGGCCGACCCCCGGCTCGCGCGCCGGCTGCTCAGCTGCGGCCGGCCGGGGCCGTTCACCGAGATCGGGATCATGGACGACGACGCCCGGCTGCTCGGCCCCGGGCAGCGCGGCGAGATCGTCTGCCGGAGCGGCACCGTGATGGCGGGGTACGTCGACGACCCGGACGAGGAGGCCCGGGTGCTCGCGCACGGCTGGTTCCACACGGGCGACGTCGGCGAGCGGGACGAGGACGGCTTCGTCTACCTCGTCGACCGGAAGAAGGACATGATCATCTCCGGCGGCTTCAACGTGTACCCCGCCGAGGTCGAGCAGGCGATCTGGCGGCACCCCGCGGTGCGCGACTGCGCCGTGGTCGGCCTGCCCGACGACAAGTGGGGCGAGGCGGTGACCGCGTTCGTCGAGCTGAAGGACGGCGCGGAGCTCGACGTCGACGAGCTGCGGGCCGCGCTGCGCGAGGAGCTGGGCGGGGTCAAGGCGCCCAAGGCGGTGCGGATCGTGGAGGCCCTGCCGCGCAGCGCGGCGGGGAAGGTGCTCAAGCGGGTCGTCCGCGAGCAGTACTGGGAGGGGCGCGCGCGTGCGATCTGA
- a CDS encoding TetR/AcrR family transcriptional regulator, with the protein MAKAGSAERGADAAPGARRRKQHARRQEVLDTAARMFFERGYEATTTQDIGAALGLLKGSVYYYISSKQDLLFELVQQYHDDTREHFEPILASDAPPVDKLRELIMVDTAHTARNLERSTLFYTEWRSLPQERRSVIVAERARHESAVQEWIVAAQAAGAIRPEVDAKIASFAIFGMVNSVYRWFTPDGRKSAEEIGRDFSDLVLGGLLTAAD; encoded by the coding sequence ATGGCGAAGGCGGGATCGGCGGAGCGCGGCGCCGACGCGGCGCCCGGCGCCCGGCGCCGCAAGCAGCACGCCCGCCGGCAGGAGGTCCTCGACACCGCCGCCCGGATGTTCTTCGAGCGCGGGTACGAGGCCACCACGACGCAGGACATCGGGGCGGCGCTCGGGCTGCTCAAGGGCAGCGTCTACTACTACATCTCCAGCAAGCAGGACCTGCTGTTCGAGCTCGTCCAGCAGTACCACGACGACACCCGCGAGCACTTCGAGCCGATCCTGGCCTCGGACGCGCCGCCGGTCGACAAGCTGCGCGAGCTGATCATGGTCGACACCGCGCACACCGCCCGGAACCTCGAGCGCTCCACGCTCTTCTACACCGAGTGGCGCTCGCTGCCGCAGGAGCGCCGGAGCGTGATCGTGGCCGAGCGCGCCCGGCACGAGAGCGCCGTCCAGGAGTGGATCGTGGCGGCCCAGGCCGCGGGCGCCATCCGGCCCGAGGTCGACGCGAAGATCGCCTCGTTCGCGATCTTCGGCATGGTCAACTCGGTGTACCGCTGGTTCACCCCGGACGGCCGCAAGTCGGCCGAGGAGATCGGCCGGGACTTCAGCGACCTCGTGCTCGGCGGCCTGCTGACGGCTGCGGACTGA
- a CDS encoding enoyl-CoA hydratase/isomerase family protein, whose amino-acid sequence MSVRTDRIGLAGPAVNGSGPPFDVPDDAELAVLTLDRPAELNPLDHDAIRALRAALVTLDADPRVRAIALTGAGRAFSAGGDMKKYRSLQRDPVGFPAFLGDLHALLGEIGAAGTPVIALVNGVAVAGGIELLLGCDFAIAAESARIGDAHLPYGQMGGGGSLTLLPRAVGPARARELVFTGRLLPATEALEWGLVSRVVPDADLRAAGIGIARGIAARSPLAVAHAKRTLNAAYWEGTAVTAGLRLERETASRYCLTSNDAQEGLAAFAEKRSPSFTGT is encoded by the coding sequence ATGAGCGTGCGGACCGACAGGATCGGCCTCGCGGGGCCGGCGGTGAACGGGTCGGGGCCGCCGTTCGACGTCCCCGACGACGCCGAGCTCGCCGTCCTCACCCTGGACCGCCCCGCCGAGCTCAACCCGCTCGACCACGACGCGATCCGGGCGTTGCGGGCGGCGCTGGTGACCCTCGACGCCGACCCGCGGGTGCGGGCGATCGCGCTGACCGGCGCCGGCCGGGCGTTCTCCGCGGGCGGGGACATGAAGAAGTACCGCTCCCTGCAGCGCGACCCCGTCGGGTTCCCGGCCTTCCTCGGCGACCTGCACGCGCTGCTCGGCGAGATCGGCGCCGCCGGAACGCCGGTGATCGCGCTGGTCAACGGCGTCGCCGTCGCGGGCGGGATCGAGCTGCTGCTCGGGTGCGACTTCGCGATCGCGGCGGAGTCGGCGCGGATCGGTGACGCCCACCTGCCCTACGGCCAGATGGGCGGGGGCGGGTCGCTCACCCTGCTGCCCCGCGCGGTCGGCCCGGCCCGGGCCCGGGAGCTGGTCTTCACGGGCCGGCTGCTGCCGGCGACCGAGGCGCTCGAGTGGGGGCTGGTCAGCCGGGTCGTGCCGGACGCCGACCTGCGCGCGGCCGGGATCGGGATCGCCCGCGGCATCGCGGCCCGCTCGCCGCTGGCCGTGGCGCACGCCAAGCGCACCCTGAACGCCGCGTACTGGGAGGGCACCGCGGTCACCGCGGGCCTGCGGCTGGAGCGTGAGACCGCCAGCCGGTACTGCCTCACCAGCAACGACGCCCAGGAGGGCCTCGCGGCCTTCGCGGAGAAGCGGTCCCCGTCGTTCACGGGGACGTGA
- a CDS encoding class I adenylate-forming enzyme family protein gives MDVPSLMRQSVRFHRDRTALVAGERSLTFGQAWERGVRVANGLIAAGVRPGDRVAAVEDNTLGAADLFLGAAIAGAVRVPLYPRSSRDAHAVMMAQTESVLVVAEEPYADAMKGLEDDVPSLRTVLVRDAGWEGWLAEQSPQDPHVEVGPDDWYVIRHSSGTTGRPKGVGYTQHDWLVNCRNWYYRLPALSWDSVVGHAAPISHAAGYLFLPAWLAGATNVLYGPYSAASALDLTEAHRVTHLFLAPTMLAGVAAEPSATAGRDFSALQGLLVGGSPITDRTIEAGRRIFGDVLYQVFGQTEATPLTFLTPQEWFADVPGSIPMRSAGRVLPFCRLEVRDVDGAVLCPGDVGEIWTQVEAQMRGYWGDPERTADRLVDGWVRTGDIGRLDANGYLYLLDRADDMIVSGGFNIWPAELETIIAGHPHVREVAVFGIPDPKWGETPMAVCVVEAGAAVTEDEVAELVATTLGRHQKPGRVRLTTEPLPVSPTGKVQRRVLREPHWAGHEGRVSGA, from the coding sequence ATGGACGTACCGAGCTTGATGCGCCAGTCCGTGCGGTTCCACCGCGACCGGACCGCCCTGGTGGCGGGCGAGCGCTCGTTGACCTTCGGCCAGGCGTGGGAACGCGGGGTGCGGGTGGCGAACGGCCTGATCGCCGCCGGGGTGCGCCCCGGCGACCGGGTCGCCGCCGTGGAGGACAACACGCTCGGCGCCGCCGACCTGTTCCTGGGCGCCGCCATCGCCGGCGCGGTGCGCGTGCCGCTCTACCCCCGCAGCTCGCGGGACGCGCACGCGGTGATGATGGCGCAGACGGAGAGCGTGCTCGTCGTCGCCGAGGAGCCCTACGCCGACGCGATGAAGGGGCTCGAGGACGACGTGCCCTCGCTGCGCACCGTGCTCGTCCGGGACGCCGGCTGGGAGGGCTGGCTGGCGGAGCAGTCGCCGCAGGACCCGCACGTCGAGGTGGGCCCGGACGACTGGTACGTCATCCGGCACTCGTCGGGCACCACGGGGCGGCCCAAGGGCGTCGGGTACACCCAGCACGACTGGCTGGTGAACTGCCGCAACTGGTACTACCGGCTGCCCGCCCTGAGCTGGGACTCCGTGGTCGGGCACGCGGCGCCGATCTCGCACGCCGCCGGCTACCTGTTCCTGCCGGCCTGGCTGGCCGGCGCGACCAACGTCCTCTACGGCCCCTACTCGGCGGCGAGCGCCCTCGACCTCACCGAGGCCCACCGGGTGACCCACCTCTTCCTCGCGCCGACGATGCTGGCCGGTGTCGCCGCCGAGCCGTCCGCCACCGCCGGCCGGGACTTCTCGGCGCTGCAGGGCCTGCTCGTCGGCGGCTCGCCGATCACCGACCGCACGATCGAGGCGGGGCGCCGCATCTTCGGGGACGTCCTGTACCAGGTCTTCGGCCAGACCGAGGCCACGCCGCTGACGTTCCTGACGCCGCAGGAGTGGTTCGCCGACGTGCCGGGATCGATCCCGATGCGCTCGGCGGGCCGGGTGCTGCCGTTCTGCCGGCTGGAGGTCCGCGACGTGGACGGGGCCGTCCTCTGCCCCGGCGACGTCGGCGAGATCTGGACGCAGGTCGAGGCGCAGATGCGCGGCTACTGGGGTGACCCGGAGCGGACGGCCGACCGCCTCGTCGACGGCTGGGTCCGCACGGGCGACATCGGCCGCCTCGACGCCAACGGCTACCTCTACCTGCTCGACCGGGCCGACGACATGATCGTCTCCGGGGGCTTCAACATCTGGCCCGCCGAGCTCGAGACGATCATCGCCGGGCACCCGCACGTCCGCGAGGTCGCGGTGTTCGGCATCCCGGACCCGAAGTGGGGCGAGACCCCGATGGCGGTGTGCGTCGTCGAGGCCGGGGCCGCGGTGACCGAGGACGAGGTGGCCGAGCTGGTCGCCACCACGCTCGGGAGGCACCAGAAGCCGGGACGGGTCCGGCTGACCACGGAGCCGCTCCCGGTCTCGCCGACCGGCAAGGTGCAGCGCCGGGTCCTGCGCGAACCCCACTGGGCGGGGCACGAGGGACGGGTGAGCGGCGCATGA
- a CDS encoding MFS transporter: MTQHDAHPELLLEEPGHQPAPVAPGTAAPDPAADRAFRRTVVGAVIGSVVEFYEFSAYGVLATTMAAVFFPIADPTVALLSSLAVFALAFFARPLGGFFWGPLGDRIGRKRTLALTILLMSGSTLLMGLLPGYAVIGVAAPVLLVVLRFLQGFSCGGEVSGAVSFIAEQAPAARRGFYVSLIVVGATLGTLLGTVVPAALLLTLSPEAMVEWGWRIPFLLALPLGVVAVYIRRRLDETPYFLELKRRQGRRRNPIAAALSGRRQWRLLSQSVLITSLNAASFFMLVGYLPSFTVRTLGLKGAMAFMPTVLAIVTMLGAELVAARLSDRIGRRPVLLASGVWLLVLSWPAFLLITSGAMGPMVAGLVVMGIGAGAFTAVTNPAIIELFSTSVRVTGHGITYNLAIAVFGGSAPYLLTWLGDASGSAVVGAFYIMAVALIAIPAVLSIPEMAGKPLKTG, from the coding sequence ATGACCCAGCACGATGCGCACCCGGAGCTCCTCCTCGAGGAACCGGGACACCAGCCCGCACCCGTCGCCCCGGGAACCGCAGCCCCGGATCCCGCCGCCGACCGCGCCTTCCGGCGCACCGTGGTCGGAGCCGTGATCGGCTCGGTGGTCGAGTTCTACGAGTTCTCGGCCTACGGCGTGCTGGCCACGACCATGGCCGCGGTGTTCTTCCCCATCGCCGATCCCACGGTCGCCCTGCTGTCGTCACTGGCGGTGTTCGCCCTGGCGTTCTTCGCCCGACCGCTCGGCGGCTTCTTCTGGGGACCGCTCGGGGACCGGATCGGCCGCAAGCGCACCCTGGCCCTGACGATCCTGCTCATGTCCGGGTCGACGCTGCTGATGGGCCTGCTCCCGGGCTACGCCGTGATCGGGGTCGCGGCACCGGTCCTGCTCGTGGTCCTCCGCTTCCTGCAGGGCTTCTCCTGCGGGGGCGAGGTCTCCGGAGCGGTCTCGTTCATCGCCGAGCAGGCGCCGGCGGCCCGGCGCGGCTTCTACGTCTCGCTCATCGTCGTCGGCGCCACGCTGGGGACCCTGCTCGGGACGGTGGTGCCCGCCGCGCTGCTCCTGACGCTGTCGCCGGAGGCGATGGTGGAGTGGGGCTGGCGGATCCCCTTCCTGCTGGCCCTGCCGCTGGGCGTGGTGGCGGTCTACATCCGCCGGCGCCTCGACGAGACGCCGTACTTCCTGGAGCTCAAGCGCCGGCAGGGCCGGCGGCGCAACCCGATCGCGGCCGCCCTGTCGGGCCGGCGGCAGTGGCGCCTGCTCTCCCAGTCCGTGCTGATCACCTCGCTCAACGCCGCCTCCTTCTTCATGCTGGTCGGCTACCTGCCGAGCTTCACGGTGCGGACGCTGGGGCTGAAGGGCGCGATGGCGTTCATGCCGACGGTGCTCGCGATCGTCACGATGCTGGGTGCCGAGCTGGTCGCCGCGCGGCTGTCCGACCGGATCGGCCGCCGCCCAGTCCTGCTCGCCTCGGGAGTGTGGTTGCTGGTGCTGTCCTGGCCGGCGTTCCTGCTGATCACCTCCGGCGCGATGGGGCCGATGGTGGCCGGGCTGGTGGTCATGGGGATCGGGGCCGGCGCGTTCACGGCGGTGACCAACCCGGCCATCATCGAGCTGTTCTCCACCAGCGTGCGGGTCACCGGGCACGGCATCACCTACAACCTGGCCATCGCCGTGTTCGGCGGGTCGGCGCCCTACCTCCTGACCTGGCTCGGGGACGCGAGCGGCAGTGCCGTGGTGGGCGCCTTCTACATCATGGCCGTCGCGCTCATCGCGATCCCCGCCGTCCTCTCGATCCCCGAGATGGCGGGCAAGCCGCTGAAGACCGGATGA
- a CDS encoding Zn-ribbon domain-containing OB-fold protein, with protein sequence MLDTPTTAPGPPGAGTDDDSAPFWAALREERVELQRCTDCARLRFPPMGRCPWCASAGQVREDVDARGSVYSWIVVHRAFRPEFAADVPYVVATVDLDAGPRVAVRLDRPDGVDFGARVAPVFHDHGAWTELRMVLGA encoded by the coding sequence ATGCTCGACACGCCGACGACGGCGCCGGGCCCGCCCGGTGCGGGCACCGACGACGACAGCGCCCCGTTCTGGGCCGCACTGCGCGAGGAGCGCGTGGAGCTGCAGCGGTGCACCGACTGCGCGCGGCTGCGGTTCCCGCCGATGGGCCGCTGCCCGTGGTGCGCGAGCGCCGGGCAGGTCCGGGAGGACGTCGACGCCCGCGGGTCGGTCTACTCCTGGATCGTCGTCCACCGCGCGTTCCGGCCGGAGTTCGCGGCGGACGTCCCGTACGTCGTCGCGACGGTCGACCTCGACGCCGGACCGCGCGTCGCCGTGCGCCTCGACCGGCCCGACGGCGTCGACTTCGGTGCGCGCGTCGCCCCGGTCTTCCACGACCACGGGGCGTGGACCGAGCTGCGGATGGTGCTCGGTGCGTGA
- a CDS encoding thiolase C-terminal domain-containing protein, producing the protein MREAAVAGVGYTGFSRASGRPVLDLAAEAAIAACEDAGLPVREVDGIASHMVGSDSENAQALATALALPGLRVVLDLNQAGHAPCNLLAHAAAAVSAGLAEHIVIFRALNGRSGPKVGSARFPGRGGQFRYPIGYDAYPMYIAMWARRHLHETGQDVRDLAAVAVAHRAYAVRNERAVRRTPLDLDGYFASPLVADPFRVADCTPEVDGACALLVTGLDRARDLRRPPARIAAAAYRAGPRPGLDIGDHVLTDDYTRNFTDLLRDELFGRAGVTPADVDVACLYDCFTSAVLMSLEGLGLCERGAAGDLVRSGRLPVNPHGGLLGEGYLHGMNTLAEAVLQVQGRSGDRQAARHDVAVVTSGALMDGSAAVLTTDR; encoded by the coding sequence GTGCGTGAGGCGGCGGTGGCCGGCGTCGGCTACACGGGGTTCAGCCGGGCCTCGGGGCGCCCGGTCCTGGACCTGGCCGCCGAGGCGGCGATCGCGGCCTGCGAGGACGCCGGCCTGCCGGTGCGCGAGGTCGACGGCATCGCGAGCCACATGGTCGGGTCCGACTCGGAGAACGCCCAGGCCCTCGCCACCGCCCTGGCCCTGCCGGGGCTGCGCGTCGTCCTCGACCTCAACCAGGCCGGCCACGCGCCGTGCAACCTGCTCGCGCACGCGGCGGCGGCGGTCTCCGCCGGGCTCGCCGAGCACATCGTGATCTTCCGCGCCCTGAACGGGCGCTCCGGCCCGAAGGTCGGGTCCGCGCGCTTCCCCGGCCGCGGCGGCCAGTTCCGCTACCCCATCGGCTACGACGCCTACCCCATGTACATCGCGATGTGGGCGCGCCGCCACCTGCACGAGACCGGGCAGGACGTCCGCGACCTCGCGGCCGTGGCCGTCGCCCACCGCGCCTACGCCGTCCGCAACGAGCGGGCCGTCCGCCGCACCCCGCTGGACCTCGACGGCTACTTCGCCTCCCCGCTCGTCGCCGATCCCTTCCGGGTCGCCGACTGCACGCCCGAGGTCGACGGGGCGTGCGCGCTGCTCGTGACCGGCCTCGACCGGGCGCGCGACCTGCGCCGCCCGCCCGCGCGCATCGCCGCCGCGGCGTACCGGGCCGGACCCCGGCCCGGCCTCGACATCGGCGACCACGTCCTGACCGACGACTACACCCGCAACTTCACCGACCTGCTCCGCGACGAGCTCTTCGGGCGCGCCGGCGTGACCCCGGCCGACGTCGACGTCGCCTGCCTCTACGACTGCTTCACCAGCGCGGTCCTCATGAGCCTCGAGGGGCTCGGGCTGTGCGAGCGCGGCGCCGCAGGCGACCTCGTCCGCTCCGGGCGGCTGCCGGTCAACCCGCACGGCGGGCTGCTCGGCGAGGGCTACCTGCACGGGATGAACACCCTCGCCGAGGCCGTCCTGCAGGTCCAGGGGCGCAGCGGCGACCGCCAGGCCGCCCGGCACGACGTCGCCGTCGTGACCTCCGGAGCACTCATGGACGGCTCCGCGGCCGTCCTCACGACCGACCGCTAG
- a CDS encoding HtaA domain-containing protein, whose product MRIRQVLTTAATVAAISLGSLAAATPAIAAPAAPTHARHDDSAVSLHGGRTTLRLDAGTAGVLADNGVSVTAREEARGEGTRFSFPIVGGSVVPSTAAGEIEHVGGLTFTAGDVTLGVEDFVIDTVQGVLTARVSGTDTRVPLLDLDASGASIRAGDDRLTVRGVRATLTDEAAAALNSTFGVDLFAGGLPIGTATVRARV is encoded by the coding sequence ATGCGCATCCGACAGGTCCTGACCACCGCCGCCACCGTGGCCGCCATCAGCCTCGGCAGCCTGGCCGCCGCGACCCCCGCCATCGCCGCACCGGCCGCACCGACGCACGCCCGCCACGACGACTCCGCCGTCTCCCTGCACGGCGGGCGCACCACCCTGCGCCTCGACGCCGGCACGGCCGGTGTGCTGGCCGACAACGGCGTGAGCGTCACCGCCCGGGAGGAGGCCCGCGGCGAGGGCACCCGGTTCTCCTTCCCGATCGTCGGCGGATCGGTCGTGCCGTCCACCGCGGCCGGGGAGATCGAGCACGTCGGCGGGCTGACGTTCACCGCGGGCGACGTGACGCTGGGCGTCGAGGACTTCGTGATCGACACCGTGCAGGGCGTACTGACGGCGCGGGTCAGCGGCACCGACACGCGCGTGCCGCTGCTCGACCTCGACGCGAGCGGCGCGAGCATCCGCGCCGGTGACGACCGCCTGACCGTCCGCGGCGTGCGGGCCACGCTGACCGACGAGGCCGCGGCCGCGCTGAACTCGACGTTCGGCGTCGACCTGTTCGCCGGGGGCCTGCCGATCGGCACGGCCACCGTCCGCGCCCGCGTCTGA
- a CDS encoding response regulator, which produces MSGAAVPRTSTVLIADDHPLVAHGIDRVLAAAGDVFRVVAACHSGREALAVAAEQRPDLVLLDVRLGDMNGAEVCRRLGTDTPRSKVVVLTAFDDTENLRRCLEAGAAGVLLKGTLDLDLTRALLDVRDGKTVIDAGIARALEAASGILAPDGTSVPALRPREVEVLRLMAAGLTTRDIAAELDLSLNTIRTYTQALMTKLGAHTRVQAIVFARQLQMI; this is translated from the coding sequence GTGAGCGGCGCCGCGGTGCCGAGGACGAGCACCGTCCTGATCGCGGACGACCACCCGCTCGTCGCCCACGGCATCGACCGCGTGCTCGCCGCGGCGGGGGACGTGTTCAGGGTGGTCGCCGCCTGCCACTCGGGCAGGGAGGCCCTCGCCGTCGCCGCCGAGCAGCGGCCGGACCTGGTCCTGCTCGACGTCCGCCTCGGTGACATGAACGGCGCCGAGGTCTGCCGCCGGCTCGGCACCGACACCCCGCGTTCCAAGGTCGTCGTGCTCACCGCGTTCGACGACACCGAGAACCTGCGGCGCTGCCTGGAGGCGGGTGCGGCCGGGGTCCTGCTCAAGGGGACGCTCGACCTCGACCTCACCCGGGCCCTCCTGGACGTGCGGGACGGGAAGACGGTCATCGACGCCGGGATCGCCCGCGCGCTCGAGGCGGCGAGCGGGATCCTGGCGCCGGACGGGACGAGCGTCCCCGCGCTCCGCCCGCGCGAGGTCGAGGTCCTGCGCCTCATGGCCGCCGGTCTGACCACCCGCGACATCGCCGCCGAGCTGGACCTGAGCCTGAACACCATCCGCACCTACACGCAGGCCCTGATGACCAAGCTCGGTGCCCACACCCGCGTGCAGGCGATCGTGTTCGCCCGGCAGCTGCAGATGATCTGA
- a CDS encoding GAF domain-containing sensor histidine kinase, which translates to MCYTVKSIDDVRRLVVATRGLSGLSDVPSLVTKACRRMFDLVGADVVAIALYDGADTLVVGAGEGTCADLSGIRLPRDTGLGWRALERSMPCTTGNCAADAEHLDDLVEAVIGEGVRGLAAVPLTFNDNWLGVFYAGMRGRRVSPRTTLLMNEFGASLAPLLVTAVRADRAGQLAVEEERQRIAQQLHDTAGQLLFRISLSAKEIQQCAAADPQTATEAARSIETAAAEASTYLREAMHSLLPGDDALPVTLRRDVATFSARTGTTAEVVTLGSPVRAGPELESVLVSALREGLHNVEKHAAAGAILVSLAYQSHQLTLAIEDDGKGLPEDFDLHPVPGRGAGLGVPGLLQRVTGAGGVLRLHRNDDGGTSLRVTLPLVDRA; encoded by the coding sequence ATGTGCTACACGGTGAAGTCGATCGACGACGTCCGGCGGCTCGTCGTCGCCACGCGCGGCCTCTCCGGGCTCTCGGACGTCCCGTCGCTGGTCACCAAGGCCTGCCGGCGGATGTTCGACCTGGTCGGGGCCGACGTGGTGGCCATCGCCCTCTACGACGGCGCCGACACCCTCGTCGTCGGGGCCGGCGAGGGGACGTGCGCGGACCTGTCCGGCATCCGGCTCCCGAGGGACACCGGGCTCGGCTGGCGGGCCCTGGAGCGGTCGATGCCGTGCACCACCGGCAACTGCGCCGCCGACGCCGAGCACCTCGACGACCTCGTCGAGGCGGTGATCGGTGAGGGCGTCCGCGGTCTGGCGGCGGTGCCGCTCACTTTCAACGACAACTGGCTCGGGGTGTTCTACGCGGGCATGCGCGGGCGCCGCGTCTCGCCGCGCACCACCCTGCTCATGAACGAGTTCGGCGCGTCCCTGGCCCCGCTGCTGGTCACGGCCGTCCGCGCGGACCGCGCGGGGCAGCTCGCCGTGGAGGAGGAGCGGCAGCGGATCGCCCAGCAGCTGCACGACACCGCGGGTCAGCTGCTCTTCCGGATCTCCCTGTCCGCCAAGGAGATCCAGCAGTGCGCCGCCGCCGACCCGCAGACCGCCACGGAGGCCGCCCGCTCGATCGAGACCGCGGCCGCCGAGGCCTCGACCTACCTGCGCGAGGCCATGCACAGCCTGCTGCCCGGGGACGACGCCCTCCCGGTCACCCTGCGCCGGGACGTCGCGACCTTCTCGGCCCGGACCGGCACCACCGCCGAGGTCGTCACGCTGGGCAGCCCGGTGCGCGCCGGCCCGGAGCTCGAGAGCGTGCTCGTCTCCGCCCTGCGGGAAGGCCTGCACAACGTCGAGAAGCACGCCGCCGCCGGCGCGATCCTCGTGTCCCTGGCCTATCAGTCCCACCAGCTCACCCTCGCGATCGAGGACGACGGGAAGGGGCTGCCCGAGGACTTCGACCTCCACCCGGTCCCGGGCCGCGGAGCAGGGCTGGGCGTACCCGGCCTGCTGCAGCGGGTCACCGGCGCGGGCGGGGTGCTGCGGCTCCACCGCAACGACGACGGCGGCACGAGCCTCCGCGTCACCCTGCCTCTCGTGGACCGCGCGTGA